Proteins from one Hydrogenophaga sp. SL48 genomic window:
- a CDS encoding UvrD-helicase domain-containing protein: protein MSEQAAYRINGEPVSREAFYAVACDPARSVAVEACAGAGKTWMLVSRILRALLDGTAPQDILAITFTKKAAGEMRERLLDWLLAFSRLPQDQLVQELVLRGMDPAQAAVRAGDLQALHARLTALGRPVQIRTFHSWFAALLRNAPLSVLHDLELPAPYELLEDDKPAVQRVWPRFYATVAADAGLRQDYLHSVALHGRHQTGEALKNALDKRVEFALADASSVVESSVEPFAVLYPSLARFDAPEDALLGSMVRERWLAWAKVLGGEGNKTPQKAANAVVDAFAVPDEPGQMAARFNQLRKAFFVADEDRLTNHLSKFPAAQEAETELKALCGARRQHQAWQHHQRLTRLTRCLSAEYASLKRERGWVDMNDIEGAALRLLGDAELSGWMQQRLDARVRHLLIDEFQDTNPLQWQALYGWLSAYAGAGPGEAPRVFLVGDPKQSIYRFRRAEPQVFKAAQAFVVEGLDGALLTCDHTRRCATGVVDALNAVMQAAEQDAGYAGYRTHTTESDALGAVLALPQVPRAAGGNDDHGAEGEAVWRDSLSEPRVTPEETLSAIEARQAADWIAHELASGALRPRDIMVLSRKRERLGWLFEALRERGIACEQPEKLDLADAPAVQDVVALLDALVSPAHDLSLARALRSPLLGLGDASLAQIARLRKRWTPPAEVNGPGEKVQAPCWWDVLQRWSSLESDEQDALAASLSGGEAQDLHPIGPAAIRLARWRGWVDSLPPHDALTAIYRDGDVLARFAQAVPPHQREAVLAQLQSLLAHTLAQDGGRFLSPYRLVRAFKAGDIRAPQAAQDNAVRLLTIHGAKGLEAHTVLLLDTDAAPPKAESMGVLVDWPGEAPQPRRFVFLASEKSPPACAEGVLAIEQQARALEELNALYVALTRAEHRLVISSTEPHRAAVAPSWFRRIQAHALAVAAAPESVHAEAAEPEPFELLALPIFVPAAASEDASGQETTENAALDALARTGLALHRLLQWRPTPLGGFEWTDLHRQAVAREFALSPEQSAQAHTMARAIVSGEAAWAWDADQLTHWGNEVELWFEGQLLRLDRLVRRRDSGEWWVLDHKSAERPEQQAQLLAHMVRYRRAVQTAQPGAVVRLAFINANGQLIELPAETETR, encoded by the coding sequence ATGAGCGAACAAGCGGCATACCGCATCAACGGCGAACCGGTGTCGCGCGAGGCGTTCTACGCGGTCGCCTGCGACCCGGCGCGCAGCGTGGCGGTGGAGGCCTGCGCGGGCGCCGGCAAGACCTGGATGCTGGTCTCGCGCATCCTGCGGGCCTTGCTCGACGGCACCGCGCCGCAGGATATCCTGGCCATCACCTTCACCAAAAAGGCCGCTGGCGAGATGCGCGAACGCCTGCTCGACTGGTTGCTGGCGTTCTCGCGCTTGCCGCAGGACCAGCTGGTGCAGGAGCTGGTCCTGCGTGGCATGGACCCGGCGCAGGCCGCCGTTCGCGCCGGCGATCTGCAGGCCTTGCACGCGCGGCTGACCGCGCTGGGCCGGCCGGTGCAGATCCGCACCTTCCACAGCTGGTTCGCCGCCCTGTTGCGCAACGCGCCGCTCTCGGTGCTGCACGACCTGGAATTGCCCGCACCTTACGAGCTGCTCGAAGACGACAAACCAGCGGTGCAGCGCGTGTGGCCCCGTTTCTACGCGACCGTGGCGGCCGACGCCGGCTTGCGGCAGGACTATCTTCACAGCGTGGCCCTGCACGGGCGCCACCAGACCGGCGAGGCGCTGAAGAATGCGTTGGACAAGCGGGTCGAATTCGCGCTGGCCGATGCCAGCAGCGTGGTCGAGTCCTCGGTGGAGCCCTTCGCGGTGCTGTACCCGTCCCTGGCCCGGTTCGATGCCCCTGAAGACGCCTTGCTCGGCAGCATGGTCCGCGAGCGCTGGCTGGCGTGGGCCAAGGTGCTGGGCGGCGAGGGCAACAAGACGCCGCAGAAGGCCGCCAACGCAGTCGTGGACGCGTTCGCCGTGCCCGACGAGCCTGGGCAGATGGCGGCCCGGTTCAACCAGTTGCGCAAGGCCTTTTTCGTGGCCGACGAAGACCGCCTCACCAACCACCTGAGCAAGTTCCCCGCTGCGCAGGAAGCCGAGACCGAGCTGAAAGCCCTGTGCGGCGCGCGTCGCCAGCACCAGGCCTGGCAGCACCACCAGCGCCTGACGCGCCTGACCCGCTGCTTGAGTGCAGAGTACGCGTCGCTCAAGCGCGAGCGTGGCTGGGTGGACATGAACGACATCGAGGGCGCGGCCCTGCGCCTGCTGGGCGACGCCGAGCTCTCGGGCTGGATGCAGCAGCGCCTGGACGCGCGCGTGCGCCACCTGCTGATCGACGAGTTCCAGGACACCAACCCCCTGCAGTGGCAGGCGCTCTACGGCTGGCTCTCGGCCTACGCCGGTGCCGGTCCGGGCGAAGCGCCGCGCGTGTTTCTGGTGGGCGACCCCAAGCAGTCGATCTACCGCTTCCGCCGCGCCGAGCCGCAGGTGTTCAAGGCAGCGCAGGCGTTCGTGGTCGAGGGGCTCGACGGTGCCTTGCTCACCTGCGACCACACGCGCCGCTGCGCCACCGGCGTGGTGGACGCGCTCAACGCCGTCATGCAGGCCGCCGAGCAGGACGCGGGCTACGCCGGCTACCGCACCCACACCACAGAGAGCGACGCGCTGGGCGCGGTGCTGGCACTGCCGCAGGTGCCGCGCGCGGCGGGCGGCAATGACGACCACGGCGCGGAGGGCGAGGCCGTCTGGCGCGACAGCCTGAGCGAGCCGCGTGTGACCCCCGAAGAGACCCTCAGTGCCATCGAGGCCCGGCAGGCGGCCGACTGGATCGCCCACGAGCTGGCCAGCGGCGCGTTGAGGCCCCGCGACATCATGGTGCTGTCGCGCAAGCGTGAGCGCCTGGGCTGGTTGTTCGAGGCGCTGCGCGAACGTGGCATCGCCTGCGAGCAGCCCGAGAAGCTGGATCTCGCCGACGCGCCCGCCGTGCAGGACGTGGTCGCCTTGCTCGACGCGCTGGTCTCACCGGCCCACGACCTGAGCCTGGCGCGTGCGCTCAGGTCGCCGCTGCTCGGCCTGGGCGATGCGTCGCTGGCCCAGATCGCGCGCCTGCGAAAGCGCTGGACACCCCCCGCCGAGGTGAACGGGCCGGGCGAGAAGGTGCAAGCCCCATGCTGGTGGGACGTGCTGCAGCGCTGGTCCTCCCTCGAGTCCGACGAACAGGACGCGCTGGCCGCCAGTCTTTCCGGCGGAGAGGCCCAAGACCTCCACCCGATCGGTCCTGCCGCCATCCGCCTGGCGCGCTGGCGCGGCTGGGTCGACAGCCTGCCGCCTCATGACGCGCTCACCGCCATCTACCGCGATGGCGATGTGCTCGCGCGCTTTGCCCAGGCCGTGCCGCCACACCAGCGCGAGGCGGTGCTGGCCCAGCTGCAGAGCCTGCTGGCGCACACCCTGGCCCAGGACGGCGGGCGCTTCCTGAGCCCCTACCGGCTGGTGCGCGCCTTCAAGGCCGGCGACATCCGGGCCCCGCAGGCCGCGCAGGACAACGCGGTGCGCCTGCTGACCATCCACGGTGCCAAAGGCCTGGAGGCCCACACCGTGCTGCTGCTCGACACCGACGCCGCGCCCCCCAAGGCCGAGAGCATGGGCGTGCTCGTGGATTGGCCGGGCGAGGCACCCCAGCCGCGCCGGTTCGTGTTCCTCGCCAGCGAAAAGTCGCCGCCGGCCTGCGCCGAGGGCGTGCTGGCCATCGAGCAGCAGGCCCGCGCGCTGGAAGAACTCAACGCGCTTTACGTGGCGCTCACCCGCGCCGAACACCGCCTGGTGATCTCCAGCACCGAGCCCCATCGGGCGGCCGTCGCGCCGTCGTGGTTCCGCCGCATCCAGGCGCACGCTCTGGCCGTGGCGGCCGCACCCGAGTCGGTGCATGCCGAGGCGGCCGAGCCAGAGCCTTTCGAATTGCTCGCGCTGCCGATCTTTGTGCCAGCGGCCGCGTCCGAGGACGCGTCAGGCCAGGAAACCACGGAAAACGCGGCCCTGGACGCGCTGGCCCGCACCGGTCTCGCGCTGCACCGCCTGCTGCAATGGCGGCCCACCCCGCTGGGCGGCTTTGAGTGGACGGACCTGCACCGGCAGGCGGTGGCGCGGGAGTTCGCGCTGTCACCCGAACAGTCCGCGCAGGCGCACACCATGGCGCGCGCCATCGTCTCAGGCGAGGCCGCCTGGGCCTGGGACGCCGATCAGCTCACGCATTGGGGCAATGAGGTCGAGCTGTGGTTCGAGGGTCAGCTGCTGCGCCTGGACCGCCTGGTACGGCGACGTGACAGCGGCGAATGGTGGGTGCTGGACCACAAGAGCGCCGAGCGCCCCGAACAACAAGCCCAGCTGCTGGCTCACATGGTCCGCTACCGCCGTGCCGTGCAGACGGCGCAGCCTGGCGCCGTGGTGCGCCTCGCTTTCATCAACGCCAACGGCCAGCTCATCGAGCTGCCCGCAGAGACCGAGACCCGATAA
- a CDS encoding TIGR03862 family flavoprotein has translation MLSPLDVAIVGGGPAGLMAAEVLSREGVRVDLFDAMPSVGRKFLLAGKGGLNLTHAEPLDAFISRYGERASTLQVMLQAFGPQQVRDWAAGLGITTFVGSSQRVFPTDMKAAPLLRAWLQRLRHPAPGGESVRFHMRHRWLGWAGDGTSLRFQTPEGERQVSARTTVLALGGASWARLGSDGAWWPWLQAAEVDLAPLQPSNGGFEVQGGWTPLFRERFAGQPFKSVAIRFADDQGHSFQKKGEFVATATGVEGSLVYAVSSGLRDQINRTGSATFHLNLLPDRSPEDVLKQVAHPRGSRSLSSHLKSRLGLDGIKMAILHERCPKATMNDPVALAVAIQALPITLAATRPIDEAISTAGGVRFEALDEALMVQRRPGLFCAGEMLDWEAPTGGYLLTACLASGVVAGQGVARWLKAH, from the coding sequence ATGCTTTCTCCTTTGGACGTCGCCATCGTCGGCGGCGGCCCCGCCGGCCTGATGGCGGCCGAGGTGCTGTCTCGTGAGGGCGTGCGCGTCGACCTGTTCGACGCCATGCCCTCTGTCGGGCGCAAGTTCCTGCTGGCCGGCAAAGGCGGCCTGAACCTGACCCACGCCGAGCCGCTGGACGCGTTCATCTCCCGCTATGGCGAGCGGGCCAGCACCTTGCAGGTGATGCTGCAGGCCTTCGGTCCGCAGCAGGTGCGCGACTGGGCCGCCGGTCTGGGCATCACCACCTTTGTCGGCAGCTCGCAGCGCGTGTTTCCCACCGACATGAAGGCAGCGCCCCTGTTGCGCGCCTGGCTGCAACGCCTGCGCCACCCCGCGCCCGGTGGCGAATCCGTGCGGTTTCACATGCGCCACCGCTGGCTCGGGTGGGCTGGAGATGGGACATCGCTGCGCTTTCAGACGCCCGAGGGCGAACGGCAGGTGAGCGCGCGCACCACCGTGCTGGCCCTGGGTGGCGCGAGCTGGGCCCGGCTGGGGTCGGACGGCGCCTGGTGGCCGTGGCTGCAGGCCGCCGAGGTGGACCTGGCGCCGCTGCAACCGTCCAACGGGGGCTTTGAGGTGCAGGGCGGTTGGACGCCCTTGTTCCGCGAACGCTTCGCGGGGCAGCCCTTCAAATCGGTCGCGATCCGGTTTGCCGACGACCAGGGTCACAGCTTTCAGAAAAAGGGAGAGTTCGTCGCCACCGCCACCGGCGTGGAAGGCAGCCTGGTCTACGCTGTCTCCAGCGGGCTGCGCGATCAGATCAACCGGACCGGCAGCGCCACCTTCCACCTCAACCTGCTGCCCGACCGCAGCCCGGAAGACGTGCTCAAACAGGTGGCGCACCCCCGAGGGTCGCGCAGCCTCTCCAGCCACCTCAAGAGCCGGCTCGGGCTGGACGGCATCAAGATGGCCATCCTGCACGAGCGGTGCCCCAAGGCCACGATGAACGACCCGGTCGCGCTCGCGGTCGCGATCCAGGCCCTGCCCATCACGCTCGCCGCCACCCGGCCGATCGACGAAGCCATCAGCACGGCCGGTGGTGTGCGCTTCGAAGCGCTGGACGAAGCGCTGATGGTGCAGCGCCGTCCCGGCCTCTTTTGCGCGGGTGAGATGCTGGACTGGGAAGCGCCCACCGGCGGCTACCTGCTCACGGCTTGCCTGGCCAGCGGTGTGGTGGCGGGGCAGGGCGTGGCGCGCTGGCTCAAGGCCCATTGA
- a CDS encoding Bug family tripartite tricarboxylate transporter substrate binding protein, whose protein sequence is MFVSVLHRRRFCHQLAAGLVALSAGAAQANGFPDRPIKIVVPFAPGAGTDAMGRLIAAKLAELLKISVVVDNRAGASGALGAQEVAKAAPDGHTLLLAAAPFTTVPAALPGAGYDPIAGFTPVGMFAHGPLVWAASKDLPANTLSEVVALARSQPGRLNYGSAGVGGINHLVLESLKAHTGTFITHIPYRGIAPATVDTLSGQIQLLTGTIPALAPYIRDGRLKALAVTSQGRSPALPQVPGMQESGFADVNVLNYFALVAPKGTPDAVVQQINAALAQVVAMPDVKERLAKDALEPATGTPAQLALFLQKDVDGWKRVVERQKLKIDAF, encoded by the coding sequence ATGTTCGTGTCCGTTTTGCACCGCCGCCGCTTTTGCCATCAGCTCGCCGCAGGCCTCGTCGCCTTGAGCGCGGGTGCTGCCCAGGCCAATGGCTTTCCTGATCGGCCCATCAAGATCGTCGTGCCGTTCGCGCCCGGGGCCGGCACCGACGCCATGGGCCGCCTGATCGCGGCGAAGCTGGCCGAGTTGCTGAAGATCAGCGTCGTCGTGGACAACCGCGCGGGGGCTTCCGGTGCCTTGGGCGCCCAGGAGGTCGCCAAGGCCGCGCCCGACGGCCACACCTTGCTGCTCGCCGCAGCGCCCTTCACCACGGTGCCCGCCGCGCTGCCAGGTGCGGGCTACGACCCCATCGCCGGCTTCACCCCGGTGGGCATGTTTGCCCACGGCCCGCTCGTCTGGGCCGCGAGCAAAGACCTGCCCGCGAACACCCTGTCCGAGGTGGTGGCACTGGCACGCAGCCAGCCCGGCCGCCTGAACTACGGCTCGGCCGGGGTCGGCGGCATCAACCACCTGGTGCTCGAATCGCTCAAGGCGCACACCGGCACGTTCATCACGCACATTCCCTACCGTGGCATTGCGCCCGCCACCGTGGACACCCTGTCCGGGCAGATCCAGCTGCTCACCGGGACCATCCCCGCGCTCGCACCCTACATCCGGGACGGCCGCCTCAAGGCCCTCGCCGTCACCAGCCAGGGCCGCAGCCCCGCGCTGCCGCAGGTGCCCGGCATGCAAGAGTCGGGGTTTGCCGATGTCAACGTGCTGAACTACTTTGCGCTGGTCGCACCGAAAGGCACACCCGACGCCGTGGTGCAGCAGATCAATGCCGCGCTGGCCCAGGTGGTGGCCATGCCCGATGTGAAAGAGCGCCTGGCCAAAGACGCGCTGGAGCCCGCCACCGGCACGCCGGCGCAGCTCGCGCTGTTCCTGCAAAAAGACGTGGACGGCTGGAAGCGGGTGGTGGAGCGCCAGAAGCTCAAGATCGACGCTTTCTGA
- the dnaX gene encoding DNA polymerase III subunit gamma/tau, with protein sequence MSYVVLARKYRPRNFTEMVGQAHVVQALTNALTTQRLHHAYLFTGTRGVGKTTVSRILAKSLNCLGTDGQGGITAEPCGVCQACTDIDSGRFVDYTELDAASNRGVDEVQALLEQAVYKPVQGRFKVFMIDEVHMLTGHAFNAMLKTLEEPPEYLKFVLATTDPQKVPVTVLSRCLQFNLRPMAPETVLEHLGQVLQAENVPAETQALRLISRAARGSMRDALSLTDQAIAFGGGQLQEATVRQMLGAVDRSYVLRLIDALARADGATVVDTVDSLRTNGLNAASTLEEMTGLLQRMAVLQAVPERLALQESDDPDTPEIVRLAHALPADETQLLYSLCLHGRGELGLAPDEYAALTMVLLRLLAFKPSGTTPVAAAEKKTLKTAVEAPAAVPPAAPAPVASPRTPAEVRPAQAMASPVAAPVAPPATPSPPAPLNVRTVTEASAQPVATRHEVLDDDDGPPWVEDPEEPPTDEGVQTSRRVVAIPVREAGLSPRLDQLREPGETVRLPELVTSAEGDVWFDAVMQLVRAETITALVRELGLQSQLVARDADQWVLRVERESLNQGNTRERLGTALKTLGHDIRLVVEIGPVNDSAALRLAAEAARRQREAEQIIRDDPFVQAMMRDFGGRIVPGTLKATDMRPHTPPLRGSLPPEGVEPPRGGPAAAR encoded by the coding sequence ATGTCTTACGTCGTCCTGGCCCGCAAGTACCGCCCGCGCAATTTCACCGAAATGGTGGGGCAGGCGCACGTGGTCCAGGCCCTCACGAACGCGCTCACGACCCAGCGCCTGCACCACGCCTACCTGTTCACCGGCACGCGTGGCGTGGGCAAGACCACCGTCTCGCGCATCCTGGCCAAGTCGCTCAACTGCTTGGGCACGGACGGGCAGGGTGGCATCACCGCCGAGCCATGTGGCGTGTGCCAGGCCTGCACCGATATCGACTCGGGCCGCTTCGTGGACTACACCGAGCTCGACGCGGCCTCGAACCGCGGCGTGGACGAGGTCCAGGCGCTGCTGGAGCAGGCGGTCTACAAGCCGGTGCAGGGCCGCTTCAAGGTCTTCATGATCGACGAGGTGCACATGCTCACCGGGCACGCGTTCAACGCGATGCTCAAGACGCTGGAAGAGCCGCCCGAGTACCTGAAGTTCGTGCTGGCCACGACCGACCCGCAGAAGGTGCCGGTGACCGTGCTCTCGCGTTGCCTGCAGTTCAACCTGCGCCCGATGGCACCGGAGACCGTGCTGGAGCATCTGGGTCAGGTGCTTCAGGCTGAAAACGTGCCGGCCGAGACGCAGGCGCTGCGCCTGATCTCGCGCGCCGCGCGCGGCTCCATGCGCGACGCGCTCTCGCTGACCGACCAGGCCATTGCCTTCGGCGGCGGTCAGTTGCAGGAAGCAACCGTGCGCCAGATGCTCGGCGCCGTGGACCGCTCGTATGTGCTGCGTCTGATCGATGCACTGGCGCGGGCCGACGGCGCCACGGTGGTGGACACGGTCGACAGCCTGCGCACCAACGGCCTCAACGCCGCGTCGACACTGGAAGAAATGACCGGCCTGCTGCAGCGCATGGCCGTGCTGCAGGCGGTGCCCGAACGGCTGGCCTTGCAGGAATCGGACGACCCCGACACCCCCGAGATCGTGCGCCTGGCCCATGCGCTGCCGGCCGACGAAACCCAGTTGCTGTACAGCCTGTGCCTGCACGGCCGTGGCGAACTGGGCCTGGCGCCCGACGAGTACGCCGCGCTCACCATGGTGTTGCTGCGCCTGCTGGCGTTCAAGCCTTCCGGCACGACCCCTGTGGCCGCGGCGGAAAAAAAAACACTGAAAACGGCGGTTGAGGCGCCTGCTGCGGTTCCGCCGGCCGCGCCTGCGCCGGTGGCATCTCCACGCACGCCTGCGGAGGTTCGGCCTGCCCAGGCCATGGCGAGCCCGGTGGCCGCGCCTGTTGCGCCACCCGCGACGCCGTCACCACCGGCTCCCCTCAACGTTCGAACCGTGACCGAGGCGTCCGCCCAGCCAGTGGCCACCCGTCACGAGGTTCTAGATGACGACGATGGCCCGCCCTGGGTGGAAGACCCGGAAGAGCCACCAACGGACGAGGGTGTGCAGACCAGCCGCCGTGTCGTGGCGATTCCGGTGCGCGAGGCGGGCCTCTCTCCACGGCTGGACCAGCTGCGCGAGCCCGGTGAAACGGTGCGCTTGCCTGAGCTGGTGACCAGTGCCGAAGGCGATGTCTGGTTTGACGCGGTGATGCAGCTCGTGCGCGCCGAGACGATCACCGCGCTGGTGCGCGAGCTGGGGCTGCAGTCGCAGCTGGTGGCGCGCGACGCCGACCAGTGGGTGCTTCGCGTGGAGCGCGAGTCGCTCAACCAGGGCAACACCCGGGAACGCCTGGGCACGGCGTTGAAGACGCTGGGCCACGATATCCGCCTGGTGGTGGAGATCGGCCCGGTGAACGACTCTGCCGCGCTGCGCCTGGCGGCCGAAGCCGCGCGCCGTCAGCGCGAGGCCGAACAAATCATCCGGGACGACCCCTTCGTGCAGGCGATGATGCGCGACTTTGGCGGCAGAATCGTGCCCGGCACGCTCAAGGCCACGGACATGCGCCCCCACACTCCGCCGCTGCGCGGGTCGCTGCCCCCCGAGGGGGTTGAGCCGCCTCGGGGCGGCCCGGCGGCGGCTCGCTGA
- a CDS encoding YbaB/EbfC family nucleoid-associated protein, translated as MFNKGQLAGLMKQAQAMQDNLKKAQDELAFIEVTGESGAGLVKVLMTCKHDVKRVTIDPSLLADDKDMLEDLVAAAFNAAVRKAEETSNEKMGKLTAGMPGLPGGMKFPF; from the coding sequence ATGTTCAACAAAGGACAACTCGCCGGTCTCATGAAGCAGGCCCAGGCCATGCAGGACAACCTGAAAAAAGCCCAGGACGAGCTGGCTTTCATCGAGGTCACCGGTGAATCCGGCGCTGGCCTGGTGAAGGTGCTGATGACCTGCAAACACGACGTCAAGCGCGTCACCATCGACCCCAGCCTGCTGGCCGACGACAAGGACATGCTGGAAGACCTGGTCGCCGCGGCCTTCAATGCGGCCGTGCGCAAGGCCGAAGAAACGTCGAACGAGAAGATGGGCAAGCTCACGGCGGGCATGCCTGGTCTGCCGGGCGGCATGAAGTTTCCCTTCTGA
- the recR gene encoding recombination mediator RecR, translating into MTATHSLELLVQALRRLPGVGVKSAQRMAFHLLQHDREGALHLAQALQHACAEVKHCALCHTFTEKDICPTCLDARRDRSQLCVLETPADQDAMERTGAYKGLYFVLMGKLSPLDGVGPRDIGLQKLFDRIDAQVDGQSEVREVILATNFTAEGETTAHVIAQSLKARGVSVTRLARGVPVGSELEYVDLGTIAHALVDRR; encoded by the coding sequence GTGACCGCCACCCACTCCCTGGAACTGCTGGTGCAGGCGCTGCGGCGTCTGCCGGGGGTGGGCGTGAAATCGGCGCAGCGCATGGCATTTCACCTGCTGCAGCACGACCGGGAGGGTGCGCTGCACCTGGCGCAGGCGCTGCAACATGCCTGCGCCGAGGTGAAACACTGTGCGCTCTGCCACACCTTCACCGAAAAAGACATCTGCCCCACCTGCCTGGACGCGCGGCGCGACCGCAGCCAGCTGTGTGTGCTGGAAACACCCGCAGATCAGGACGCCATGGAGCGCACCGGTGCCTACAAGGGCCTGTACTTCGTGCTCATGGGCAAGCTCAGTCCGCTCGACGGTGTGGGGCCGCGCGACATTGGCCTGCAGAAGCTGTTTGACCGCATCGACGCGCAGGTGGATGGGCAGAGCGAGGTGCGCGAAGTGATCCTGGCGACCAACTTCACCGCCGAGGGCGAAACCACGGCGCATGTGATTGCGCAGTCGCTCAAGGCGCGGGGTGTGAGCGTGACCCGGCTCGCGCGGGGGGTGCCGGTGGGCAGCGAACTGGAATACGTTGATCTGGGCACCATTGCCCATGCTTTGGTGGACCGCCGCTGA
- a CDS encoding MAPEG family protein: MTFAGLTLAYWTVLVAALLPIACAGLAKWGMFSKPRREGGYDNHNPRAWLAQQGDWRARANAAQANSFESLPFYIGAVIIAHQLGAFQTRLDLMAFLYVVLRLMYILFYLADMATLRSLVWTVALAVNIAILFI; encoded by the coding sequence ATGACATTCGCCGGATTGACCCTGGCCTACTGGACGGTGCTGGTGGCCGCGCTGCTGCCCATCGCGTGTGCGGGCCTGGCGAAGTGGGGCATGTTTTCGAAGCCGCGCCGCGAGGGCGGTTACGACAACCACAACCCGCGCGCCTGGTTGGCGCAGCAAGGTGACTGGCGTGCGCGCGCCAACGCGGCACAGGCCAACAGCTTTGAATCCCTGCCCTTTTACATCGGGGCTGTGATCATTGCGCACCAGCTCGGCGCGTTCCAGACCCGGCTGGATCTGATGGCGTTTCTCTACGTCGTGCTGCGCCTGATGTACATCCTGTTCTATCTGGCCGACATGGCCACGCTGCGCAGCCTGGTCTGGACGGTCGCACTGGCGGTGAACATCGCGATCCTGTTCATCTGA
- a CDS encoding ABC transporter substrate-binding protein — MGQVRPIAPPALPRAPIGRVQLAVEKKSAFCYLPLTIAERLGYFAAEGLDVQVRELSEPGHALQALLSGSVQALSGPYSLAIRLQARGQAFPSIVLQGRAPQLVMGVSRKTMGAFRDVRDLRGRKVAVTAMGSASQRLTQVLLSNARLGSDAVQYVPMNSPSTAVAAFRTGQIDAICYTDPVITQLEQDGGLRVVADTRTVRGNAEVFGGPMPAGCLSVSAEYLAEHPTECQAMVNAMVHALKWLQTAGPSDINKTVPESYFSGDRALYLAAFSRAREAWAPDGLMPETGPQNVARVLERFDEGAASKKVDLALTYTNALAQKAKTRFRA, encoded by the coding sequence ATGGGTCAAGTCAGACCCATTGCGCCGCCTGCGCTGCCGCGCGCGCCCATCGGGCGTGTGCAGCTGGCGGTCGAAAAGAAGTCGGCGTTTTGCTACCTGCCCTTGACCATCGCAGAGCGCCTCGGTTATTTCGCTGCGGAGGGTCTGGACGTTCAGGTGCGTGAGCTGAGCGAGCCGGGTCACGCGCTCCAGGCGCTGCTGTCGGGGTCGGTCCAGGCCCTGTCTGGTCCTTACAGCCTCGCCATCAGGCTGCAGGCGCGTGGGCAGGCCTTTCCGTCCATCGTGCTGCAAGGGCGCGCCCCGCAACTGGTGATGGGGGTCTCGCGCAAAACCATGGGTGCCTTCCGCGATGTCCGCGATCTGCGCGGCCGCAAGGTGGCGGTGACGGCCATGGGTTCGGCCAGCCAGCGCCTGACCCAGGTGCTGCTGTCCAACGCCAGGCTGGGCAGCGATGCCGTGCAGTATGTGCCGATGAACAGCCCTTCAACGGCGGTGGCGGCTTTTCGAACCGGCCAGATCGATGCCATCTGCTACACCGACCCGGTGATCACGCAACTGGAGCAGGACGGCGGGCTGCGGGTGGTGGCGGACACGCGCACAGTGCGCGGCAACGCCGAGGTGTTTGGCGGGCCGATGCCGGCGGGTTGTCTGAGTGTGTCGGCCGAGTACCTGGCCGAACATCCCACCGAGTGCCAGGCGATGGTGAATGCGATGGTGCACGCACTGAAATGGCTTCAGACGGCAGGGCCGTCGGACATCAACAAAACCGTGCCCGAGTCGTATTTTTCGGGTGACCGGGCACTGTATCTGGCGGCGTTCAGCCGGGCGCGCGAGGCCTGGGCACCCGACGGCCTCATGCCTGAAACCGGACCACAGAACGTGGCCCGTGTGCTGGAGCGGTTCGACGAAGGCGCTGCGTCCAAGAAAGTGGACCTGGCGCTGACCTACACCAACGCCCTGGCGCAGAAGGCCAAAACCCGGTTCCGGGCCTGA